Within Amycolatopsis sp. cg5, the genomic segment CCACTCACGACCCTTGGTCAGTCGATGCGGCCGAGGCGAGTCATGAAGGAGAGGCGGTCGCCACGGAAGAGCGAGCGGACACGTTCGAACGGCTTGCCGTCCGGGCCCCAGGAGACGCGGTGCATGAGCAGCATCGGCAGCGCCGGGTTCGTGCCGATGAGCAGCGCCTCGCGCGGGGTCGCGAGCACGGTCTCGACGCGCTCCTCCGCCCCGTCGAAGACGACGCCGAGCCGGTCGCGCAGGCAGGCGTAGAGCGACTGCTCGGGGTCGAAGACGTCCATGAGGGTCGGGAAGCGGTCCGCCAGCAGGAAGGTGGACTCAAGGCCGACGCGCTCGGAATCGGCGAGCAGGACGCGCTCGATGTGGACGACCTCGGCGTCGGGTTCGACCTGGAGTTCGGCGGCGAGCGCCGGGCTCGCGGGGTGGCGTTCGAGCGTGATCAGGGTGCGGCCGGGCTCGATGCCCTGGCGGCGCAGGCCCTCGGTGTAGCTGACGAGCGCGAGCGGCTGGACCAGCTTCGGCCCGGCGACGAAGGTGCCGCTGCCCTGGCGTCGGCGGAGTTTGCCCTCCAGCACCAGCTCGCTGACCGCCTGGCGGACCGTCGCGCGTGACACGTCGAAGCGCTCGCACAATTCCCGCTCCGTCGGCAACGCGGTGCCCTCGCCGAGTTCGGCGGTCATTTCGAGCAGTTCGACCTTCACCGCGTAATAACGCGGGATCCGGCCGTGCTCCGGAATGCCGTCCCGGAACGGTCCACTGGGCGCTTGCATAGTGATCGAGCTTAGGCACAATGTCCGCCATGCCCTCCCCCAGCCTGTCCAGGCGCCTCGGCACGCGCGACGCGGTCATCATCGGGCTGGGTTCGATGATGACCGCCGGCGTGTTCGCGGCCTTCGCTCCCGCAGCCCAGGCCGCGGGTTCGGGCCTGCTGATCGGACTCGTGCTCGCCGCTTTCGTCGCGTACTGCAACGCGACCTCGTCCGCACGGCTGGCCGCGCTGTACCCGGCCTCGGGCGGAACCTACGTGTACGGCAGGGAAAGGCTGGGCGAATTCTGGGGTTACCTGGCGGGGTGGGGGTTCATCGTCGGGAAGACCGCCAGTTGCGCGGCGATGGCGCTGACCGTGGCGACCTACTCGGGCTTCCGCTGGCCGAAGGTCTTCGCGGCCGGGGCGGTGCTGGCGTTGACCGCGGTCAATTATCGTGGCGTGCAACGGTCGGCGCAGGCGACGCGAATCATTGTCGCCTGCACACTCACCGTACTGACGCTTTCCGTCGTCGCGATGTCTTCCGGATCATTCGTAACGGTGCATCCGTTCGGCGATTTTCGATTCGGCGGAGTACTCGAATCGGCGGGATTGTTGTTCTTCGCGTTCGCGGGATATGCGCGAATCGCCACGCTCGGCGAAGAGGTCAAGGATCCCGCGAAGACGATCCCACGCGCGATTCCGATCGCCTTGGGTATCGCATTCGCCGTATACGCCGTGCTGGCCGTCGTTTTGTTGTCCGCACTCGGGCCGGACCGGCTCGCCGCCGCGCCGGACCCGATCGCGGCCGCGGTGGCCGGCACCTGGCTCACCCCGGTCGTCCGGGTGGGAGCGTGCGTCGCCGCGCTGGGATCCTTGCTGGCTTTGATACTCGGGGTGTCACGCACGACGCTGGCGATGGCACGGGACGGACACCTGCCCCAGTCCCTCTCCTCGGTACATCCCCGATTCGGCGTGCCACACCGGGCCGAGGTCGCGGTCGGCGTGACCGTCGCGGTGCTCGTGTCGATCGTGGACCTTCGCGGCGCGATCGGCTTCTCGTCCTTCGCGGTACTGGTTTATTACGCGATCGCGAACGCGAGCGCGCTGACGCTGCGCACACGACGGCTCGTTCCGGCGGCCGGCCTGCTCGGCTGCCTGGTCGTCGCGTTCAGTCTTCCGCTCGCTTCAGTCCTTTTTGGTTGCGCTGTGTTCGCGATCGGGGCTGGCATTTGGGTCATCCGGCGGCCCGCCCGCGACAAGCGGCCATAAGCCCAGCGGATAACCCGAACGACGCAATCGGTGAATGCTCGTCCGAAAGATCCGAAGAAAGTTGGTTGTCCGGTGCTTGCCAACCTGCTTGAGTTTGTGTTGCCGCCGCAAAAGCGCGCCCGTATCCATTGTGGACACCGGAAGGAATGATCCGTTGAGCAATAGGAAATGGTTCACCCTGCTCAAAAACACGGCCATCGCGGTCACCGCCGCCGCTACCATCTTCGGCCTTGCTTCCCCGGCTCTCGCATCCCCCGTTTCCGAACCCCCGCAGACGAATGTCGTCGGCGGAACCCGGGCCGCCCAGGGTGAATTCCCGTGGATGGTCCGGCTTTCGATGGGCTGCGGCGCCGCGCTGTACTCACGGCAGATCGTCGTGACTGCGGCGCACTGCGTGTCCCGCACCGGCGCCAACACCTCGATCACCGCCACCTTCGGCGTGGTCGACCTGCAGAGCAGCGCGGCGGTGAAGATCAAGTCCACCTACGTGCACCGGTCACCGACGTACGACACGTCGACCGGTGGCGACTGGGCGCTGATCAAGCTGGCCAGCCCGGCGCCCGCGTCGATCCCGTTGCTCCCGCTCGCCGAGACGAAGGCGTTCGACAACGGCACCTTCGACATCATCGGCTGGGGCGCGGCCAGTGAAGGCGGCGCGCAGCAGCGGTACCTGCTGAAGGCGAAGGTCAACTTCGTCACGGACGCCACCTGCAAGGCGGCCGGTGGCTCGTACAGCGGCCTGATCGCCAACGCGGAGATCTGCGCGGGCAACATCCCCAACGGTGGCATCGACACCTGCCAGGGTGACTCGGGCGGCCCGATGTTCCGCAAGGACAACGCGGGAGCGTGGGTCCAGGTCGGCATCGTCAGCTGGGGCGAGGGTTGCGCCCGCAAGGGCAAGCCCGGCGTCTACACCGAGGTGAGCACCTTCGCGTCCGCCATCAAGGCAGCCGCGGCGAAGCTCTAGCACGAACGCGATAAAGCGGGCTTTATCCCACGGGATAAAGCCCGCTTTACTTCGCGGAGTAAAGCCCGCTTTATCACGGGGCCAGCCTGCGCACGGCCTCTTCGTACCCGGCCACCAGCTCGGCCATGACCTCGCTGACCGGGCGTACGCGGTCCATCCGCCCGACGATCTGGCCGACCGGCATCGACACCACCGTCGGATCACCAGCCGCGTGGATCCTGTTGTGTGCCGGGGAAACCAGCAGATTCTGCAACGGCATCGGCAACGGCGCGGGAGCGTCGGCCGCGGACCATGCCTCGGTCCAGCGGGTCTTGAGCAGACGCGCGGGTTTCCCGGTGTAGATCCGGGTGCGGACCGTGTCGGAGGACCCGGCCTTGACGAGCGCCTCCTGCATCGCCTCGGAGCCTGCCATCGTCTGCGCGTATTCCTCGGTGGCGAGCCAGAACGAGCCCATCCAGACGCCGACCGCGCCGAGCGCGAGCGCGGCCGCGACCTGACGGCCGGAGCCGATGCCGCCCGCCGCGAGCACCGGGACCCGGTCGCCGACGGCGTCGGCGATCTCCGGCACGAGCACCATCGACGCGATTTCGCCGGTGTGCCCGCCCGCCTCATATCCTTGCGCCACAACGATGTCGACGCCGTTCTCGACATGCCGCACCGCGTGCTCGGCCTTGCCGGCGAGCGCCGCGACCGGCACGCCGTGCGCGTGGCACTGCTCGATGACGTCCACCGGCGGCGAGCCCAAAGCGTTGGCTATCAACCGGATCGGGTGCTTCAGCGCGACCTCGACATGCGACCGCGCGACCGAGTGCAGCCAGCCGAGCACGCCGGCGCGCTCGTCGATCTCCTCGGGCAGCGGCGGCACGCCGAGCGCGGTCAGCGTCCGGTCGACGAACTGCCGGTGCTCGTCGGGGATCATCTTCGCGAGGTCGACCGAGGTGCCCTCGGCCGGGATCTTCGCGGGCATCACGATGTCCACACCGTACGGTTTGCCGCCG encodes:
- a CDS encoding APC family permease; the encoded protein is MPSPSLSRRLGTRDAVIIGLGSMMTAGVFAAFAPAAQAAGSGLLIGLVLAAFVAYCNATSSARLAALYPASGGTYVYGRERLGEFWGYLAGWGFIVGKTASCAAMALTVATYSGFRWPKVFAAGAVLALTAVNYRGVQRSAQATRIIVACTLTVLTLSVVAMSSGSFVTVHPFGDFRFGGVLESAGLLFFAFAGYARIATLGEEVKDPAKTIPRAIPIALGIAFAVYAVLAVVLLSALGPDRLAAAPDPIAAAVAGTWLTPVVRVGACVAALGSLLALILGVSRTTLAMARDGHLPQSLSSVHPRFGVPHRAEVAVGVTVAVLVSIVDLRGAIGFSSFAVLVYYAIANASALTLRTRRLVPAAGLLGCLVVAFSLPLASVLFGCAVFAIGAGIWVIRRPARDKRP
- a CDS encoding GntR family transcriptional regulator, coding for MQAPSGPFRDGIPEHGRIPRYYAVKVELLEMTAELGEGTALPTERELCERFDVSRATVRQAVSELVLEGKLRRRQGSGTFVAGPKLVQPLALVSYTEGLRRQGIEPGRTLITLERHPASPALAAELQVEPDAEVVHIERVLLADSERVGLESTFLLADRFPTLMDVFDPEQSLYACLRDRLGVVFDGAEERVETVLATPREALLIGTNPALPMLLMHRVSWGPDGKPFERVRSLFRGDRLSFMTRLGRID
- a CDS encoding trypsin-like serine protease, coding for MSNRKWFTLLKNTAIAVTAAATIFGLASPALASPVSEPPQTNVVGGTRAAQGEFPWMVRLSMGCGAALYSRQIVVTAAHCVSRTGANTSITATFGVVDLQSSAAVKIKSTYVHRSPTYDTSTGGDWALIKLASPAPASIPLLPLAETKAFDNGTFDIIGWGAASEGGAQQRYLLKAKVNFVTDATCKAAGGSYSGLIANAEICAGNIPNGGIDTCQGDSGGPMFRKDNAGAWVQVGIVSWGEGCARKGKPGVYTEVSTFASAIKAAAAKL
- a CDS encoding NAD(P)H-dependent flavin oxidoreductase; translated protein: MRTSLCDRLGIDVPIVGFTPSEHVAAAISRAGGLGVLGCVRFNDAAELERVLCWMDENTGGKPYGVDIVMPAKIPAEGTSVDLAKMIPDEHRQFVDRTLTALGVPPLPEEIDERAGVLGWLHSVARSHVEVALKHPIRLIANALGSPPVDVIEQCHAHGVPVAALAGKAEHAVRHVENGVDIVVAQGYEAGGHTGEIASMVLVPEIADAVGDRVPVLAAGGIGSGRQVAAALALGAVGVWMGSFWLATEEYAQTMAGSEAMQEALVKAGSSDTVRTRIYTGKPARLLKTRWTEAWSAADAPAPLPMPLQNLLVSPAHNRIHAAGDPTVVSMPVGQIVGRMDRVRPVSEVMAELVAGYEEAVRRLAP